The following coding sequences are from one Clostridioides difficile ATCC 9689 = DSM 1296 window:
- a CDS encoding uracil-DNA glycosylase produces MVNLGNDWDELLKEEFEKDYYLNLRKFLIEEYKTRQIFPNMHNIYEALKHTSYKDTKVLILGQDPYHGDNQAHGLAFSVQPQVKTPPSLLNMYKELKDDLGCFIPNNGYLMPWADQGVLLLNTALTVRAHEANSHKNKGWEIFTDRVISILSEREDPVIFVLWGSNARKKVELIDTSKHYILEAPHPSPLSASKGFFGCKHFSKINEILKKLGKEPINWQIENI; encoded by the coding sequence ATGGTTAACTTAGGAAACGATTGGGATGAATTATTGAAAGAAGAATTTGAAAAAGATTACTACTTAAACTTAAGAAAATTTCTTATAGAAGAATATAAAACACGCCAAATTTTCCCAAATATGCACAATATATATGAAGCTTTAAAACACACTTCATACAAAGACACAAAAGTCTTAATATTAGGACAAGACCCTTATCATGGAGATAATCAAGCTCATGGTTTAGCTTTTTCAGTTCAACCACAAGTGAAAACTCCACCATCTTTATTAAATATGTATAAAGAATTAAAAGATGATTTAGGTTGTTTTATACCTAATAATGGATATTTAATGCCTTGGGCAGACCAAGGAGTGTTACTTTTAAATACTGCTCTTACTGTTAGAGCGCATGAAGCTAATTCTCATAAGAACAAAGGATGGGAAATTTTCACTGATAGAGTAATATCTATTTTAAGTGAGCGTGAAGACCCAGTTATTTTTGTACTATGGGGAAGTAATGCACGTAAAAAAGTAGAGTTGATTGATACAAGTAAACATTATATTTTGGAAGCACCTCATCCAAGCCCATTGTCAGCAAGTAAAGGCTTTTTTGGATGTAAACACTTCTC
- a CDS encoding NusG domain II-containing protein — translation MKKKDILLILGILVVITACYGIINVINSKNAGNIEIYVDNKLYKTVSINAKEEFKIENRGGYNIVKIHDKGVEIVDASCPDKVCVHTGFINKPSQSIVCIPNRVSIKINTNEKNDNQEDIISK, via the coding sequence ATGAAGAAAAAAGACATTCTTCTTATTTTAGGCATTTTGGTTGTTATTACAGCATGTTATGGGATAATAAATGTTATAAATTCTAAAAATGCTGGAAATATTGAGATTTATGTAGATAATAAATTGTATAAAACTGTTTCAATAAATGCCAAAGAAGAATTTAAAATAGAGAATAGAGGGGGGTATAACATAGTAAAGATTCATGATAAAGGGGTTGAGATAGTAGATGCTTCATGCCCTGATAAGGTTTGCGTACATACTGGATTTATAAACAAGCCAAGTCAAAGCATAGTTTGTATACCTAATAGAGTGAGCATAAAAATAAATACAAATGAAAAGAATGATAATCAAGAAGATATAATTTCTAAATAA